A genome region from Paramisgurnus dabryanus chromosome 12, PD_genome_1.1, whole genome shotgun sequence includes the following:
- the LOC135749709 gene encoding LOW QUALITY PROTEIN: saccharopine dehydrogenase-like oxidoreductase (The sequence of the model RefSeq protein was modified relative to this genomic sequence to represent the inferred CDS: substituted 2 bases at 2 genomic stop codons): MFGKSHHNLEFPVRISKDFESKPELKCVEVIVADVAEPESLAIVCKQCFIVLNCVGPIRNYSEPVVKACIENGTHCIDICEEPQVVMXIFYHHVLIHTQSDSWIVTFLQGIQLNYHPKAQENGMYIIGSCGFDSVPADLGILYTQEDXFKGGNAHIVESFLTVSTRPEGGCGHDATWRSAIFGFADTASLKGIRKKFGHKLLPVPGTQVKKRYLSAFFFSKEIEQYAIPFMGSDPSVVQRTQCYMREEHKHYSVRYIYIYLGGIFVVKTLFAGVVFWFMVKFSLGRGLLTQ; encoded by the exons ATGTTTGGGAAATCCCATCACAATCTGGAATTTCCTGTACGGATATCCAaggattttgaaa GTAAACCAGAGCTGAAATGTGTAGAGGTTATTGTAGCAGATGTAGCTGAGCCAGAGTCATTGGCCATCGTGTGCAAACAATGTTTCATTGTGCTCAACTGCGTGGGACCCATAA GGAACT ATTCAGAACCTGTGGTAAAGGCCTGCATAGAAAATGGCACCCATTGCATTGACATATGTGAAGAGCCACAGGTAGTAATGTAAATTTTTTATCACCACGTTTTGATTCACACACAATCTGATTCCTGGATTGTGACGTTTTTACAGGGGATTCAGCTGAACTATCACCCTAAAGCACAGGAGAATGGCATGTATATCATTGGAAGCTGTGGGTTTGATTCAGTACCAGCAGATTTGGGAATCCTTTATACACAGGAGGATTAGTTCAAAGGTGG GAACGCTCACATTGTGGAGAGCTTTTTAACTGTAAGCACGAGACCTGAA GGCGGATGTGGCCATGATGCAACGTGGAGGTCGGCCATCTTTGGTTTTGCCGACACCGCCAGTCTCAAAGGAATAAGGAAGAAGTTTGGGCATAAACTCCTTCCTGTTCCTGGCACACAAGTTAAAAAGAGATATTTATCTG CCTTTTTCTTTAGTAAGGAGATAGAGCAGTATGCCATTCCCTTTATGGGCTCTGATCCCTCTGTGGTGCAGAGGACTCAGTGTTACATGCGCGAGGAACATAAACACTACTCTGTGAG atatatttatatatatttaggtGGTATCTTTGTGGTGAAGACCCTCTTTGCAGGTGTGGTTTTCTGGTTCATGGTCAAATTTAGTCTTGGCAGAGGTTTGCTTACTCAG
- the cnstb gene encoding consortin, connexin sorting protein b isoform X2 — translation MEEMSELTQPETSDEISDENQNKLKETKAMDVDTDKDDSENRNTQENTSESHSCSLDCDSLSGIVPPGPSPFLLASLQSLVEENDYMLLPHSLHQIAEDYFREEDYPWAVEFLTLEKLYHERLLSNLASIQEQWESQWKTSIQTQSNSSVSESERAHIESLSHICRTHQRPNLHAEKSTSDTKPRNSPTHVTEHGEQEKTLVNSAVRENRAGDCSRLEAEHEPDEDRELNEEGEGQEENLEEDDYWNEELQEEQEDTDIDGQVPADELAKLIQIEEMFPSDGLVSILKKRDCVKGTDALNPPKYSRKRKVRFREPDDPFDQDESTKKSCLILLLLCVVTVAISMGWTALSCLVGEGNSNVCVDFSHNIDFYFGPVRQGVDIFTHWLSSSSAS, via the exons ATGGAAGAGATGAGTGAACTTACTCAACCAGAGACTTCAGATGAGATCTCTGATGAGAATCAGAACAAGCTGAAAGAGACAAAGGCTATGGACGTAGACACTGATAAAGATGACTCGGAGAACAGGAACACACAAGAAAATACCTCGGAGAGCCATAGCTGCTCTTTAGATTGTG ataGTCTCTCTGGAATTGTGCCGCCTGGGCCGAGTCCTTTTCTTCTGGCTTCACTGCAGTCTCTTGTTGAAGAAAATGATTACATGCTACTCCCTCATTCCTTACACCAG atagcagaggactatttcCGTGAAGAAGATT ATCCATGGGCAGTGGAGTTTCTCACTCTGGAGAAGCTGTACCATGAGAGACTTCTGTCTAATCTGGCCTCCATTCAGGAGCAATGGG AGTCCCAGTGGAAAACCAGCATCCAAACTCAAAGTAACTCTTCTGTAAGTGAGAGCGAGAGAGCACACATAGAGTCATTGAGTCACATCTGCAGGACACACCAGAG ACCGAATCTGCATGCAGAAAAG AGCACGAGTGACACAAAGCCACGAAACAGCCCAACCCATGTAACAGAACACGGAGAACAAGAGAAAACTTTAGTGAACTCGGCTGTGAGGGAAAACCGGGCGGGTGACTGCTCACGGCTAGAAGCTGAACACGAGCCAGATGAAGATCGTGAACTCAACGAGGAGGGGGAAGGGCAGGAGGAAAACCTTGAAGAAGATGACTACTGGAATGAGGAACTTCAGGAAGAGCAGGAAGACACAGACATCGATGGCCAGGTTCCAGCGGATGAGCTGGCCAAACTCATTCAGATAGAGGAG ATGTTTCCTTCAGATGGCTTAGTCtctattttaaagaaaagagaTTGTGTCAAGGGAACAGACGCTCTTAATCCGCCGAAATACTCAAGAAAACGCAAAGTCCGCTTCAGAGAACCAGATGACCCTTTCGATCAAG ATGAGTCGACTAAAAAGTCCTGCCTCATTCTTCTCCTCTTGTGTGTGGTGACCGTGGCAATTAGCATGGGCTGGACTGCACTCTCTTGCCTTGTTGGAGAGGGAAACTCTAATGTGTGCGTTGACTTCTCTCATaacattgacttttattttggaccTGTACGACAAGGAGTGGACATTTTTACACATTGGCTCTCTTCTTCATCTGCATCATAG
- the cnstb gene encoding consortin, connexin sorting protein b isoform X1: MEEMSELTQPETSDEISDENQNKLKETKAMDVDTDKDDSENRNTQENTSESHSCSLDCATCEAQQYNISRRRFRSSKQTEDKYSLSGIVPPGPSPFLLASLQSLVEENDYMLLPHSLHQIAEDYFREEDYPWAVEFLTLEKLYHERLLSNLASIQEQWESQWKTSIQTQSNSSVSESERAHIESLSHICRTHQRPNLHAEKSTSDTKPRNSPTHVTEHGEQEKTLVNSAVRENRAGDCSRLEAEHEPDEDRELNEEGEGQEENLEEDDYWNEELQEEQEDTDIDGQVPADELAKLIQIEEMFPSDGLVSILKKRDCVKGTDALNPPKYSRKRKVRFREPDDPFDQDESTKKSCLILLLLCVVTVAISMGWTALSCLVGEGNSNVCVDFSHNIDFYFGPVRQGVDIFTHWLSSSSAS, translated from the exons ATGGAAGAGATGAGTGAACTTACTCAACCAGAGACTTCAGATGAGATCTCTGATGAGAATCAGAACAAGCTGAAAGAGACAAAGGCTATGGACGTAGACACTGATAAAGATGACTCGGAGAACAGGAACACACAAGAAAATACCTCGGAGAGCCATAGCTGCTCTTTAGATTGTG CAACGTGTGAAGCACAGCAATACAATATTTCAAGAAGACGGTTCAGAAGTTCAAAACAGACAGAAGATAAAT ataGTCTCTCTGGAATTGTGCCGCCTGGGCCGAGTCCTTTTCTTCTGGCTTCACTGCAGTCTCTTGTTGAAGAAAATGATTACATGCTACTCCCTCATTCCTTACACCAG atagcagaggactatttcCGTGAAGAAGATT ATCCATGGGCAGTGGAGTTTCTCACTCTGGAGAAGCTGTACCATGAGAGACTTCTGTCTAATCTGGCCTCCATTCAGGAGCAATGGG AGTCCCAGTGGAAAACCAGCATCCAAACTCAAAGTAACTCTTCTGTAAGTGAGAGCGAGAGAGCACACATAGAGTCATTGAGTCACATCTGCAGGACACACCAGAG ACCGAATCTGCATGCAGAAAAG AGCACGAGTGACACAAAGCCACGAAACAGCCCAACCCATGTAACAGAACACGGAGAACAAGAGAAAACTTTAGTGAACTCGGCTGTGAGGGAAAACCGGGCGGGTGACTGCTCACGGCTAGAAGCTGAACACGAGCCAGATGAAGATCGTGAACTCAACGAGGAGGGGGAAGGGCAGGAGGAAAACCTTGAAGAAGATGACTACTGGAATGAGGAACTTCAGGAAGAGCAGGAAGACACAGACATCGATGGCCAGGTTCCAGCGGATGAGCTGGCCAAACTCATTCAGATAGAGGAG ATGTTTCCTTCAGATGGCTTAGTCtctattttaaagaaaagagaTTGTGTCAAGGGAACAGACGCTCTTAATCCGCCGAAATACTCAAGAAAACGCAAAGTCCGCTTCAGAGAACCAGATGACCCTTTCGATCAAG ATGAGTCGACTAAAAAGTCCTGCCTCATTCTTCTCCTCTTGTGTGTGGTGACCGTGGCAATTAGCATGGGCTGGACTGCACTCTCTTGCCTTGTTGGAGAGGGAAACTCTAATGTGTGCGTTGACTTCTCTCATaacattgacttttattttggaccTGTACGACAAGGAGTGGACATTTTTACACATTGGCTCTCTTCTTCATCTGCATCATAG